The following proteins come from a genomic window of Geomonas sp. RF6:
- a CDS encoding twin-arginine translocase TatA/TatE family subunit: protein MIILVIALVVMGPQKLPEIASSLGKGIAQFKRASNDFRNSIEQEARVAEEKERLAKEEQLAAQQAAEQGKAQADGSAAGAGAASA from the coding sequence ATGATCATCCTCGTCATCGCGCTCGTGGTGATGGGGCCGCAAAAGCTTCCGGAGATCGCGAGCTCGCTCGGCAAGGGGATAGCTCAGTTCAAGCGCGCCTCCAACGATTTCAGGAACAGCATCGAGCAGGAGGCAAGGGTCGCAGAGGAAAAGGAGAGACTTGCCAAAGAGGAACAGCTCGCCGCGCAGCAGGCGGCGGAGCAGGGGAAGGCGCAGGCAGATGGCAGCGCCGCAGGTGCAGGGGCCGCCTCGGCCTAA
- a CDS encoding twin-arginine translocase TatA/TatE family subunit produces MFGFGLPELVIILAIILVVFGAGKLPEIGGAFGKSIRNFKKASEGREDIDITPKS; encoded by the coding sequence ATGTTTGGTTTCGGTTTGCCCGAGCTTGTCATCATCCTGGCAATCATTCTCGTCGTCTTCGGGGCGGGGAAACTGCCCGAGATCGGCGGGGCGTTTGGCAAGAGCATCAGGAATTTCAAGAAGGCTTCGGAAGGGCGTGAGGACATAGACATCACCCCCAAGTCGTAG
- the hypA gene encoding hydrogenase maturation nickel metallochaperone HypA, whose translation MHEMSITQGIVEICQQNAGGRKVTEVTLEVGALSGVIPDAVEFCFAACTSGTLLEGARLVIEEIPGRGHCGSCNATFGIRNYYDPCPSCGSFGVSIVSGEELRVKELEVE comes from the coding sequence ATGCACGAAATGTCCATAACCCAGGGAATCGTGGAAATTTGTCAGCAGAACGCGGGGGGGCGCAAGGTCACGGAGGTGACGCTCGAAGTGGGAGCTCTTTCCGGAGTCATCCCCGACGCGGTTGAATTCTGCTTTGCCGCGTGCACCTCCGGCACCCTTCTCGAAGGTGCGCGGCTGGTAATCGAGGAGATTCCGGGGAGGGGGCACTGCGGGTCGTGCAACGCCACCTTCGGGATCAGGAACTATTACGACCCCTGTCCCTCGTGCGGCAGCTTCGGAGTGAGCATCGTCTCCGGCGAGGAACTGCGGGTAAAAGAGCTGGAAGTAGAATAA
- a CDS encoding hydrogenase maturation protease, with the protein MKTVVLGIGNLLLADEGVGVHAARALAQEELRGETEILDVGCAFLDALPALEDADRIIIVDAMEAGEAPGTVYRIPFAECRSRQMGGSLHNFDLARALFLCGRTSVPEVVVYGVEPAAIEWGLDLSPQVQETFGPLLEAIRSEIAGEAVQGFA; encoded by the coding sequence ATGAAGACGGTTGTCCTTGGCATAGGAAACCTCCTCCTGGCAGACGAGGGCGTGGGGGTGCATGCCGCCCGCGCCCTCGCGCAGGAGGAACTTCGTGGCGAAACCGAGATCCTCGACGTCGGGTGCGCCTTTCTCGATGCGCTACCCGCGCTCGAGGATGCCGACCGCATCATCATCGTCGATGCGATGGAGGCGGGGGAGGCGCCGGGGACAGTGTACCGGATCCCCTTTGCGGAGTGCAGGTCGCGCCAGATGGGGGGATCGCTGCACAACTTCGATCTCGCCCGGGCCCTCTTCCTCTGCGGCCGCACTTCGGTGCCTGAAGTCGTGGTGTACGGAGTAGAGCCCGCCGCAATCGAGTGGGGGCTCGATCTCTCTCCTCAGGTGCAGGAGACCTTCGGGCCGCTTCTGGAGGCGATACGCAGCGAGATAGCGGGGGAGGCAGTGCAGGGCTTCGCTTGA
- a CDS encoding nickel-dependent hydrogenase large subunit: MATVTIVDPVSRIEGHMKVKVTIDTVNGRQQVTDAQCTGTQFRGFETMLKGRAPKDASYLTQRICGVCPVSHGMAANLALEQAAVVTAPTNGRLMRNLVLASNFLQSHILHFYLLTALDYVNGPDSAPWTPVWNVDLMRDSRLQQISNNFTTAVTMRRKAHEMGAIFGGRLPSPPSFQAGGITTKPTSTNIGLFRNYLNEMLQFIQYTYLPDVDLLASVYSDYKQIGKGHGNLMAYGVFDTVDSGSTKFLKRGLVYNSAPGTVQALSTANIKEMVTYSWYDNATNNLNPAAGNTVTVDPATKAAAYSWMKAPRYSNAPFEMGPLARMWVNGDYRSGVSVMDRHQARAREALKVATAMQDWLAQIAVGGAVINNLTVPVSKTGVGLTEAPRGGLGHWLNISSTGKIANYQIITPTCWNASPKDTNGVRGPLEQALIGTPVTNATQPVEVLRVIHSFDPCLSCAVHVIRPEGTPVVVAQARSRA; this comes from the coding sequence ATGGCAACAGTGACAATAGTAGATCCGGTTAGCCGCATCGAAGGACATATGAAGGTGAAGGTCACCATCGACACGGTAAACGGCAGGCAGCAGGTGACCGACGCGCAATGTACCGGCACGCAGTTTCGCGGGTTCGAGACCATGCTCAAGGGTCGCGCCCCGAAGGATGCCTCCTACCTCACCCAGCGCATCTGCGGGGTCTGCCCCGTCTCCCACGGCATGGCGGCAAATCTCGCGCTGGAGCAGGCGGCGGTGGTGACCGCGCCCACAAACGGAAGGCTCATGCGCAACCTGGTGCTCGCCTCCAACTTTCTGCAATCGCACATCTTGCACTTCTACCTGCTGACCGCGCTCGACTACGTGAACGGTCCGGACAGCGCGCCGTGGACCCCGGTGTGGAACGTCGACCTCATGCGCGACTCGCGGCTGCAGCAGATCAGCAACAACTTCACCACCGCTGTCACCATGCGCAGGAAGGCGCACGAGATGGGGGCGATCTTCGGCGGGAGGCTGCCGTCACCCCCGTCCTTCCAGGCCGGCGGGATCACCACCAAGCCGACCTCCACCAACATCGGGCTCTTCCGCAACTACCTGAACGAGATGCTGCAGTTCATCCAGTACACCTACCTCCCGGACGTCGATCTCCTGGCGAGCGTGTACAGCGACTACAAGCAGATCGGCAAGGGGCACGGAAACCTCATGGCCTACGGCGTCTTCGACACGGTGGACAGCGGCAGCACCAAGTTCCTGAAGCGCGGCCTCGTGTACAACAGCGCGCCCGGGACGGTGCAGGCGCTCTCCACCGCCAACATCAAGGAGATGGTTACCTACTCCTGGTATGACAATGCCACCAACAACCTCAATCCTGCGGCCGGCAACACGGTTACCGTCGATCCCGCCACGAAGGCTGCGGCCTACTCCTGGATGAAGGCGCCCCGCTACAGCAACGCGCCGTTCGAGATGGGGCCGCTGGCCCGCATGTGGGTAAACGGCGACTACCGCAGCGGCGTCTCCGTCATGGACCGCCACCAGGCACGCGCCCGGGAAGCGCTGAAGGTCGCGACCGCGATGCAGGACTGGCTGGCCCAGATTGCCGTCGGCGGCGCTGTCATCAACAACCTCACCGTCCCGGTCAGCAAGACCGGGGTGGGGCTCACCGAAGCGCCGCGCGGCGGACTCGGCCACTGGCTCAACATCTCCTCCACCGGCAAGATTGCGAACTACCAGATCATCACCCCGACCTGCTGGAACGCCTCGCCGAAGGATACGAACGGCGTGCGCGGCCCCCTGGAGCAGGCACTTATCGGCACGCCGGTCACCAACGCCACCCAGCCGGTCGAGGTGCTGCGTGTCATTCACTCCTTTGACCCCTGCCTCTCCTGCGCGGTGCATGTCATCCGCCCGGAAGGGACTCCCGTGGTCGTCGCCCAGGCGCGGTCGAGGGCGTAG
- a CDS encoding HypC/HybG/HupF family hydrogenase formation chaperone, with protein MCLAVPMQVVSLNEKGIVAEIDGVQREASLMMLDAPVTRGDFVLVHAGFAIAKIGEEEAKETLELMREVMSLASE; from the coding sequence ATGTGCTTAGCGGTGCCAATGCAGGTGGTCAGCCTGAACGAGAAGGGGATCGTGGCGGAGATAGACGGCGTTCAGCGCGAGGCAAGCCTCATGATGCTCGACGCTCCAGTCACGCGCGGCGACTTCGTGCTGGTGCACGCCGGCTTCGCCATCGCGAAGATCGGCGAGGAAGAGGCGAAAGAAACGCTGGAGCTGATGAGAGAGGTCATGTCTCTCGCCAGCGAGTAG
- a CDS encoding LysM peptidoglycan-binding domain-containing protein, whose product MFASRKAGFLVILASLYFPPQSLAASTFDIDVNELDRKDSAAKPKTARPKKPKPPKPKKAPKPIIYEDGYAKYTVQESDFRTRLLAKHLHLPEEELLRLLPEILRLNGISNLSELEIGQTLIVPLPAPAAPPAESGAPPAPGSPVPPHSPSPAAPSENIGPEGGSGRR is encoded by the coding sequence ATGTTTGCATCAAGAAAAGCAGGGTTCCTGGTCATTCTCGCATCGCTCTATTTCCCCCCTCAGTCGCTCGCGGCATCCACATTCGACATCGACGTGAACGAGTTGGACAGGAAGGATTCCGCAGCGAAACCGAAGACGGCCCGCCCCAAAAAGCCGAAGCCGCCGAAGCCGAAGAAGGCGCCGAAGCCGATCATCTACGAGGACGGCTACGCCAAGTACACCGTGCAGGAGAGCGACTTCAGGACGCGGCTTCTGGCAAAGCACCTGCACCTGCCGGAGGAAGAACTACTGAGGCTTCTCCCGGAAATCCTGCGCCTGAACGGCATATCGAACCTCTCCGAGCTGGAGATCGGGCAGACGCTGATTGTCCCGTTGCCGGCGCCGGCCGCCCCCCCCGCAGAGTCGGGAGCGCCCCCGGCGCCGGGATCGCCGGTACCCCCGCACTCCCCCTCCCCGGCCGCTCCGTCCGAAAATATCGGTCCGGAAGGTGGTTCCGGCCGCCGGTAG
- a CDS encoding tetratricopeptide repeat protein, which produces MRYPHIGAHAADAAAFWQVLNFGSIPILLLPRCSMSSLYSSSVFLASLLIGTLLPVPVSANDSEAPQLFIAAFNAYQKKEYGSSVEQMETLLKKYPKSQVRDMALFWLAKGQFRKGNRLEGAKLMAQFLRDFPESPLKFAVDEELRELVVLYIKGEPLPPSPSGKKETAGPPAPVGAAAAASDKR; this is translated from the coding sequence TTGCGATACCCTCACATTGGTGCCCACGCTGCTGACGCGGCCGCGTTCTGGCAAGTACTCAACTTCGGCAGCATCCCCATCCTTCTTTTGCCGAGGTGTTCTATGAGCTCCCTTTATTCATCCAGCGTTTTCCTGGCTTCCCTACTCATTGGCACTCTCTTGCCTGTACCGGTCTCTGCGAACGACTCGGAAGCTCCGCAGCTCTTTATCGCGGCTTTCAACGCTTATCAGAAGAAAGAGTATGGCTCGAGCGTTGAACAGATGGAGACGCTACTGAAGAAGTATCCGAAGTCGCAGGTGCGGGACATGGCCCTCTTCTGGCTCGCAAAGGGGCAGTTCAGGAAAGGTAACCGACTGGAGGGGGCAAAGCTCATGGCGCAGTTTCTTAGGGATTTCCCTGAAAGCCCGTTGAAATTTGCGGTCGATGAGGAGCTTCGCGAACTTGTCGTTCTCTATATAAAGGGGGAGCCGCTTCCCCCTTCACCCTCGGGTAAAAAAGAAACGGCCGGCCCCCCTGCTCCGGTGGGTGCTGCTGCGGCTGCGTCGGACAAGAGGTAG
- a CDS encoding MerR family transcriptional regulator — protein MYFITDFAQQFGLSRSTLLYYDRIGLLSPTARSKAGYRLYSAADRERLESICSCRQTGLSIEEIKSIMAATSNEVTVLQQRLKAVGKEILALQAQQRLLAGMLRLHGAGEAPAAVDKEMFVDLLKAAGMDEAAMCQLHAEFEQRAPEAHQAFLLSLGISEREALLIRKRAADA, from the coding sequence ATGTACTTCATTACGGATTTCGCCCAACAGTTCGGGCTTTCCCGCAGCACACTTCTATACTACGACCGGATCGGCCTCCTCTCCCCCACGGCGCGCAGCAAGGCGGGGTACCGTCTCTACTCGGCCGCGGACCGTGAGCGGCTGGAGTCGATCTGCTCCTGCCGCCAAACCGGCTTGTCGATCGAAGAGATCAAGTCAATCATGGCGGCGACCTCCAACGAGGTGACTGTCCTGCAACAGCGACTGAAAGCGGTGGGAAAGGAGATTCTCGCTTTACAAGCCCAACAGCGCCTCCTCGCCGGGATGCTGCGCCTGCATGGCGCCGGCGAGGCTCCCGCTGCCGTCGACAAGGAGATGTTCGTCGACCTATTGAAAGCGGCAGGCATGGACGAAGCGGCAATGTGCCAGTTGCATGCGGAGTTCGAGCAGCGCGCGCCTGAGGCGCACCAAGCCTTCCTCCTCTCGTTAGGGATCTCCGAGCGGGAGGCTCTCTTAATCCGCAAGAGAGCGGCGGACGCCTAA
- a CDS encoding CARDB domain-containing protein, with protein MHRTSLKNSLVCSIAISVSTLLISCTPCVTYTQMCDLIGGAAASVATSSSRTSVLEDPDTIIAYHGFSCAESDNRGTEDYLKLEESLEMPRYATKATVFLNGWHMNYQSSDHHVGGLGTMISNIRMEERTLKWQAAGVLADKNFDDGYRWCYFYTVLGWNPAKLDLAVDHKDGNCDNRSPAEANFFITDNKDTTTALSSFPSFLFNPDFASGKTVAVLPRGFGFKWSSECDTDHHLLQMALNLDHAETFAENGKKYKKGFLLELTPVPVPQPPPGNTVNQVDSGFVSWDTYAIIKDNDGRRGYGFGHIASGLGGKDVGLIQPPFSILPHEDMGVFGACLGEASGQKTEDVVVDNVPFEYALPMLTGWNLYYGCDDEHVTEVGTWLDEFHYDKSPGTPTGTLHYKVSSILRDKDGSPGHAFSHKVTILGFKPTSAVLAPDLVPFSPTGNGPFAFCRIEQDGKFLRVTVKNVGTGNAGASKTTVVFRDHPVTLDTPPIPAGASVDLLFPVPPSCFSPDCSFRITVDSEKQVSESNEGNNTVGGGCLG; from the coding sequence GTGCACAGGACAAGCCTTAAAAATTCACTGGTCTGCTCTATAGCCATTTCGGTCTCAACCCTGCTGATCTCCTGTACCCCATGCGTCACTTATACCCAGATGTGCGATCTCATCGGTGGCGCTGCGGCCAGCGTGGCGACTTCCTCCAGTCGGACCTCCGTCCTTGAAGATCCAGATACCATCATCGCCTATCACGGGTTCAGTTGTGCAGAATCGGACAACCGTGGAACCGAGGATTACTTGAAACTGGAAGAGAGCCTCGAGATGCCACGTTATGCCACGAAGGCTACCGTTTTCCTCAACGGCTGGCACATGAACTATCAGAGCAGCGACCACCATGTCGGGGGGCTTGGCACCATGATCAGCAATATCCGCATGGAGGAGAGGACCCTGAAATGGCAGGCGGCCGGCGTGCTTGCCGATAAGAACTTCGATGATGGCTACAGGTGGTGTTACTTCTATACAGTCCTGGGGTGGAATCCTGCGAAACTGGATCTTGCAGTTGATCACAAGGATGGGAATTGTGATAACCGGAGCCCCGCCGAAGCGAACTTCTTTATAACCGACAACAAAGACACCACGACCGCTCTTTCCTCGTTTCCCAGTTTCCTCTTCAATCCGGACTTCGCCTCCGGCAAGACAGTTGCCGTACTCCCGCGAGGCTTCGGCTTCAAGTGGAGCTCAGAGTGCGACACCGACCACCATTTGCTTCAGATGGCATTGAATCTAGATCATGCGGAAACATTTGCAGAGAACGGGAAGAAGTACAAGAAGGGCTTTCTCCTTGAGCTGACTCCGGTGCCGGTTCCCCAGCCGCCTCCTGGAAACACCGTCAACCAGGTCGATTCCGGCTTTGTCAGTTGGGACACCTACGCCATCATCAAGGACAACGACGGGAGAAGGGGGTACGGGTTCGGTCACATCGCCTCCGGGCTGGGAGGCAAGGATGTCGGCTTGATCCAGCCGCCTTTCTCGATCCTGCCACATGAGGACATGGGGGTATTCGGGGCCTGTCTCGGTGAAGCGTCAGGGCAGAAAACGGAAGATGTGGTCGTCGATAACGTCCCTTTCGAGTACGCCCTCCCGATGCTCACCGGCTGGAACTTGTACTATGGGTGTGACGACGAGCATGTCACAGAGGTCGGAACGTGGCTGGATGAATTCCACTATGACAAGAGTCCCGGCACCCCCACGGGGACCCTGCACTACAAGGTATCCTCCATCCTGAGAGACAAGGACGGCAGCCCTGGACACGCCTTCTCCCACAAGGTGACGATCCTGGGATTCAAGCCGACATCCGCGGTCCTGGCACCGGATCTCGTCCCCTTCAGCCCAACCGGCAACGGCCCATTCGCGTTTTGCAGGATAGAGCAGGACGGAAAATTTCTGCGGGTGACGGTCAAGAACGTGGGAACAGGGAACGCCGGCGCGTCAAAGACAACCGTCGTCTTCCGCGATCACCCCGTCACTCTCGACACGCCCCCCATTCCGGCGGGAGCGTCGGTGGATCTCCTGTTCCCGGTGCCGCCCAGTTGCTTCAGCCCCGACTGCTCCTTCAGGATTACCGTCGACTCCGAAAAGCAGGTGAGCGAGTCCAACGAGGGGAACAATACCGTCGGCGGCGGGTGCCTCGGCTGA